A section of the Lusitaniella coriacea LEGE 07157 genome encodes:
- a CDS encoding tetratricopeptide repeat-containing protein yields the protein MPRHPKTHPVKTTVTILSLTGLLLGIAPPNIAQTNPPSSTQQSAELEEAEQLNQQVIQLYQQGQYAAAIPLAQRSLNLREKALGAEHPHVATSLNNLAELYQAMGNYAAAEPLYQRSLAIWEKALGAEHPHVATSLNNLAELYQAMGNYAAAEPLYQRSLAIWEKALGAEHPHVATSLNNLAELYQAMGNYAAAEPLYQRSLAIREKALGADHPSVATSLNNLAKLYNSIGNYAAAEPLYQRSLAIYEKALGADHPHVAASLNNLAELYQAIGNYAAAEPLYQRSLAIYEKALGADHPHVAASLNNLAELYQAMGNYAAAEPLYQRSLAIYEKALGADHPSVATSLNNLAGLYSDMGNYAAAEPLYQRSLAIYEKALGADHPHVAAS from the coding sequence GTGCCGCGTCATCCAAAAACTCACCCCGTTAAGACAACCGTCACGATTCTCTCCCTCACGGGGTTACTTCTTGGTATCGCTCCCCCCAATATTGCCCAAACCAATCCTCCTTCCTCCACTCAACAATCTGCTGAACTCGAAGAAGCGGAACAACTAAACCAACAAGTCATCCAGCTTTATCAACAAGGGCAATACGCAGCCGCAATTCCTTTAGCTCAACGCTCCCTTAACCTTCGAGAAAAAGCCTTGGGAGCCGAACATCCCCATGTTGCCACCAGCCTCAACAACTTGGCAGAACTGTACCAAGCAATGGGGAACTACGCAGCCGCCGAACCCCTCTACCAACGCTCCCTTGCCATTTGGGAAAAAGCCTTGGGAGCCGAACATCCCCATGTTGCCACCAGCCTCAACAACTTGGCAGAACTGTACCAAGCAATGGGGAACTACGCAGCCGCCGAACCCCTCTACCAACGCTCCCTTGCCATTTGGGAAAAAGCCTTGGGAGCCGAACATCCCCATGTTGCCACCAGCCTCAACAACTTGGCAGAACTGTACCAAGCAATGGGGAACTACGCAGCCGCCGAACCCCTCTACCAACGCTCCCTCGCAATTCGAGAAAAAGCCCTCGGAGCCGACCATCCCTCTGTCGCCACCAGCCTCAACAACTTGGCAAAACTGTACAATTCAATAGGGAACTACGCAGCCGCCGAACCCCTTTACCAGCGCTCCCTAGCCATATACGAAAAAGCCCTGGGAGCCGACCACCCCCATGTTGCCGCCAGCCTTAACAACTTGGCAGAACTGTACCAAGCAATAGGGAACTACGCAGCCGCCGAACCCCTCTACCAACGTTCCCTAGCCATATACGAAAAAGCCCTGGGAGCCGACCACCCCCATGTTGCCGCCAGCCTTAACAACTTGGCAGAACTGTACCAAGCAATGGGGAACTACGCAGCCGCCGAACCCCTCTACCAACGTTCCCTTGCCATATACGAAAAAGCCCTGGGAGCCGACCATCCCTCTGTTGCCACCAGTCTCAACAACTTGGCAGGACTGTACTCAGATATGGGGAACTACGCAGCCGCCGAACCCCTTTACCAGCGCTCCCTAGCCATATACGAAAAAGCCCTGGGAGCCGACCACCCCCATGTTGCCGCCAGCC